A window of the Leucothrix mucor DSM 2157 genome harbors these coding sequences:
- a CDS encoding c-type cytochrome yields the protein MNALRKHSIATVVTLCTLAAASTIAFAASHGASKEAQEDAAEYRQSTYKMVGHHFGTMGDMVKGKTEFDKDTFSKNADALAALSQLAPFGFEVAGVSDDTRAKAAIWDNKADFDEQMVEFQTAAAALAEVAKAGDMDKTKAAFVDAGKTCKGCHTGFREKE from the coding sequence ATGAACGCATTACGCAAGCACTCGATCGCTACCGTTGTAACTCTATGCACCTTAGCCGCAGCCAGCACCATCGCGTTTGCCGCTAGCCACGGCGCAAGTAAAGAAGCTCAGGAAGATGCCGCTGAATACCGCCAAAGTACCTATAAAATGGTTGGCCACCACTTCGGCACCATGGGTGACATGGTTAAAGGAAAAACTGAATTCGATAAAGACACATTCTCCAAAAATGCTGATGCACTGGCTGCCCTATCGCAATTAGCGCCTTTTGGTTTTGAGGTAGCGGGCGTTTCTGACGACACTCGCGCGAAAGCAGCAATCTGGGATAACAAAGCCGATTTTGATGAGCAGATGGTTGAGTTTCAAACGGCAGCAGCAGCACTAGCAGAAGTCGCTAAAGCCGGTGATATGGATAAAACTAAAGCCGCATTCGTTGATGCGGGAAAGACCTGCAAAGGCTGCCATACTGGTTTCCGTGAAAAAGAATAA
- a CDS encoding SHOCT domain-containing protein, with product MQQLTPQGHDIINGLAQRYGLSYDAVLTMLNAVINGGGTMAQFSHPELGGSGQWMQGGMTMVGDMFNYGIKSKVNGLCSELSNLLASSQNMFEAPAQPSVNDNWWRADLGSPSSSGGQNNTRYAYFPSSHRLAVDVNGEVSIYDTLDHQIGGVSQQQGDNNSMTFSSQYGSFSTLNLPLISVNGQAPVAPEPVYNPPVNPPANTQTPYVEPVQNQTQNAAPQNTTDSNDVFRIIEQLAELRKKDILTEDEFSTKKAELLSRLS from the coding sequence ATGCAACAACTTACCCCTCAGGGACACGACATCATTAATGGTTTAGCTCAGCGTTACGGGCTATCTTATGATGCCGTCCTGACCATGCTCAACGCTGTTATAAACGGCGGCGGAACGATGGCGCAATTCAGCCATCCGGAGCTGGGTGGCTCAGGCCAGTGGATGCAAGGCGGAATGACCATGGTTGGCGATATGTTTAACTATGGCATTAAATCGAAAGTAAATGGCTTGTGCAGCGAGTTGTCTAACTTGTTAGCTAGCTCACAGAATATGTTTGAAGCACCCGCACAACCTTCTGTAAACGATAACTGGTGGCGCGCCGACCTAGGCTCTCCTTCATCATCTGGCGGGCAGAACAACACACGCTATGCGTACTTCCCAAGCTCTCATCGCTTGGCGGTTGATGTGAATGGCGAAGTCAGTATTTATGACACGCTGGATCACCAAATTGGTGGCGTTTCGCAGCAACAAGGCGACAATAACAGCATGACGTTCAGCAGTCAGTACGGGTCGTTCTCTACCCTGAACTTGCCGCTAATTTCTGTGAATGGCCAAGCGCCTGTCGCACCGGAGCCAGTCTATAACCCACCGGTTAATCCACCTGCCAACACACAAACACCGTATGTTGAGCCGGTACAGAATCAGACCCAAAACGCAGCGCCACAAAACACAACCGACAGCAATGACGTGTTCAGAATTATTGAGCAATTGGCTGAGTTGCGTAAAAAGGACATTCTGACAGAAGACGAGTTCTCTACCAAAAAGGCAGAGCTACTTAGCCGTTTATCCTAA
- a CDS encoding proteasome-type protease, producing the protein MTYCIAIKTHTHLVFASDSRTNAGPDHVNAYSKMFSWGIPGERQFVLLSAGNLATTQDVVMQVNRDIRESEQTNLHNVKYLSDAADYIGRVSQMMQNKHNNQMNSGFNAEASFIIGGQIGMDPPEIFMVYPQGNHITCPTMTPFLQIGEIKYGKPLLDRVIQEDTSEDDAIRAAMVSMDSTMRSNVTVGPPIEIFSYTSNSLVQGDYRIFRNSDPYLRLLRTRWGETLLEAFGKLPKLPELSGPTKASLSPTFAPPAPVSEPVNSTQPDIEPVQLPN; encoded by the coding sequence ATGACTTACTGTATAGCCATCAAAACACATACCCATTTGGTATTCGCATCCGATTCAAGAACCAATGCCGGCCCTGATCACGTCAATGCCTATAGCAAAATGTTTAGCTGGGGGATTCCGGGTGAGCGGCAGTTTGTATTACTGAGTGCTGGAAACCTTGCCACAACACAAGATGTGGTGATGCAGGTAAATCGCGATATACGCGAAAGTGAACAAACCAACCTGCACAATGTCAAATACTTATCTGATGCGGCCGACTATATCGGGCGCGTTAGTCAAATGATGCAAAATAAGCACAATAATCAAATGAACTCCGGCTTTAATGCCGAAGCCAGTTTTATTATTGGTGGCCAGATTGGCATGGACCCGCCTGAAATCTTTATGGTTTATCCGCAAGGTAATCACATCACTTGCCCAACGATGACGCCCTTCTTACAGATTGGTGAAATCAAGTATGGCAAGCCGTTACTGGATCGGGTGATTCAGGAAGATACTTCAGAAGATGACGCAATTCGTGCCGCGATGGTTTCGATGGACTCCACCATGCGCAGTAATGTGACAGTTGGGCCACCGATCGAAATATTCAGCTACACCAGCAATAGCTTGGTACAAGGCGACTATCGAATTTTCAGAAACAGTGATCCGTACTTACGTTTGTTGCGGACCCGTTGGGGTGAAACCTTATTGGAAGCCTTCGGCAAATTGCCAAAGCTGCCCGAGCTATCCGGCCCGACTAAAGCCTCCTTGTCTCCCACTTTTGCACCACCAGCACCCGTTTCAGAACCTGTAAATAGTACGCAGCCCGATATCGAGCCCGTACAACTACCAAACTAA
- a CDS encoding circularly permuted type 2 ATP-grasp protein: MKWNTYDPTPFYDEVLENSEDPRPVADQLFTYLKSLDNPELQARKAASKLCIEEMGVSFTIYSEGNNIDRDWPFDVIPRPIPADEWKLVGEGLKQRMRALNLFINDVYNEQKILEVGIVPRHLIDGSTNFLKACKGITPPHGVWANISGTDLVRDGEGVFRVLEDNLRVPSGVSYMIENRQVTKRIFPEVFNEQSILPVSDYPTHLYEMLASLSPREMEFPVIVVLTPGIYNSAYFEHSFLAQEMGAELVEGADLFVDTDDCVYMHTVDGKQRVDVVYRRVDDTFLDPEVFNEHSMLGVPGIMRAWKKGNVAIANAPGSGVADDKAVYAYVPAMIKYYLGEEALLPNVKTYLCHIEEDCKYTLENLNKLVVKPVNESGGYGLLIGPRASEEELEKFRKLIKANPRNYVSQPTLDLSTAPVITDEGLSPRHLDLRPFILQGKDCWVTQGGLTRVAMIEGSLVVNSSQGGGSKDTWIVET, from the coding sequence ATGAAGTGGAATACGTACGACCCAACTCCTTTTTATGATGAGGTGCTCGAAAATAGCGAAGATCCTCGTCCAGTGGCTGACCAATTATTTACGTATTTAAAATCATTGGATAATCCAGAGCTTCAAGCGCGCAAAGCCGCGTCCAAGTTATGCATTGAAGAGATGGGAGTGTCGTTTACCATCTATTCAGAAGGAAACAATATTGATAGAGATTGGCCGTTTGACGTAATTCCTCGTCCGATACCTGCTGACGAATGGAAACTGGTCGGAGAAGGTTTGAAACAGCGAATGAGGGCGCTGAATCTTTTTATAAATGACGTTTATAATGAACAGAAGATTCTGGAAGTTGGCATTGTGCCACGTCACTTAATCGACGGTTCCACGAATTTTCTGAAAGCTTGTAAAGGTATTACGCCTCCGCATGGGGTGTGGGCTAATATCTCAGGCACCGATTTGGTGCGTGATGGTGAAGGTGTGTTCCGGGTGCTTGAAGATAACCTTCGAGTGCCGTCCGGCGTTTCTTATATGATTGAGAACCGTCAGGTCACAAAACGCATCTTCCCGGAGGTCTTTAATGAACAAAGCATTTTGCCTGTTTCAGACTACCCAACTCACCTGTATGAAATGCTGGCTTCGTTGTCGCCTCGTGAAATGGAGTTTCCCGTCATCGTCGTGCTAACACCGGGTATTTATAACTCCGCGTACTTTGAGCACTCTTTCTTGGCACAGGAAATGGGTGCAGAGTTGGTGGAAGGTGCCGATCTGTTTGTGGATACAGACGACTGTGTTTATATGCACACAGTGGATGGCAAACAGCGTGTGGATGTGGTCTACCGCCGTGTGGATGATACATTCCTTGATCCTGAAGTCTTTAATGAGCATTCCATGTTGGGTGTGCCGGGCATTATGCGTGCCTGGAAAAAAGGGAATGTCGCGATTGCGAATGCACCAGGTAGTGGCGTGGCGGATGACAAAGCCGTCTATGCTTATGTACCTGCCATGATTAAGTACTACCTTGGCGAAGAGGCCCTGCTGCCAAACGTTAAAACCTACCTTTGCCACATTGAAGAAGATTGCAAATATACCCTCGAAAATCTCAATAAGCTGGTTGTTAAGCCGGTGAATGAGTCTGGCGGGTATGGCTTGCTGATCGGACCTCGTGCCAGTGAAGAGGAGCTTGAGAAGTTTAGGAAACTGATTAAAGCCAATCCTCGTAACTATGTGTCGCAGCCGACGCTGGACCTATCCACTGCGCCGGTCATTACGGATGAGGGATTATCACCTCGCCATTTAGACTTGCGACCCTTCATTTTGCAAGGCAAGGATTGCTGGGTAACGCAGGGTGGTTTGACGCGAGTTGCAATGATCGAAGGTTCCTTAGTCGTTAACTCATCACAAGGCGGCGGCAGTAAAGACACCTGGATTGTCGAGACCTAA